A single window of Anaerolineae bacterium DNA harbors:
- a CDS encoding aminopeptidase P family protein, with translation MSMVEPAILSLRQQAAVTNDVLRRRFETVLPMAMREAGLDMWLILCHEDNLDPVLRTMIPWQSWTPILQVVVFHDRGGEAGIERLNLSLTDMRGLMDTAWRRDSGEDQWQALRRVIAERNPGRIGVNRSDVIWAADGLTASLERKLVETLGPDLSSRLVSAETACIRWLETRTREELDLYSQACAIAHALIAECFSRRVITPGMTTGEDLRWHYWERVRGLGLDVSFSPHFRFFRSPQDRERWGEEDQAIRPGDLLHCDVGLQYLRLTTDHQELAYVLRPGEWQPPEGLRAGMSEANRLQEIFVSSWEEGLSGNEIHARALERARAEVLSRPKIYSHSLGHFLHEPGPLMGLPWEQGPIPGRGDVVMRPNTCYTVELSVTLPVPEWGGEEVTFMLEQDAAFTSEGPIFLDGRQTDFHLV, from the coding sequence TTGAGTATGGTCGAGCCGGCGATTCTGAGTCTGCGCCAGCAGGCCGCCGTCACCAACGACGTCCTGCGACGCCGCTTCGAGACGGTGCTGCCCATGGCCATGCGCGAGGCCGGGCTGGATATGTGGCTCATCCTCTGCCACGAGGACAACCTCGACCCCGTCCTGCGCACCATGATCCCCTGGCAGTCCTGGACCCCCATCCTCCAGGTGGTGGTCTTCCACGACCGCGGGGGCGAGGCGGGCATCGAGCGGCTCAACCTCTCCCTGACCGACATGCGGGGCCTCATGGACACCGCCTGGCGGCGCGACTCGGGCGAGGACCAGTGGCAGGCCCTGCGCCGGGTCATCGCCGAGCGGAATCCCGGACGCATCGGGGTCAACCGCTCCGACGTCATCTGGGCCGCCGATGGCCTGACCGCCAGCCTGGAGCGCAAGCTGGTGGAGACGCTGGGGCCGGACCTCTCCTCCCGCCTGGTCTCGGCGGAGACGGCCTGCATCCGTTGGCTGGAGACCCGCACTCGGGAGGAATTGGACCTGTACTCCCAGGCGTGCGCCATCGCCCACGCCCTTATCGCCGAGTGCTTCTCCCGCCGCGTCATCACCCCCGGCATGACCACCGGCGAGGACCTGCGCTGGCACTACTGGGAGCGGGTGCGGGGCCTGGGGCTGGACGTCTCCTTCAGCCCTCACTTCCGCTTCTTTCGCAGTCCGCAGGACCGGGAGCGATGGGGCGAAGAAGACCAGGCCATCCGGCCGGGCGACCTGCTCCACTGTGACGTGGGCCTCCAGTACCTGCGCCTGACCACCGACCACCAGGAGCTGGCCTACGTCCTGCGTCCGGGCGAGTGGCAGCCGCCCGAGGGGTTGAGGGCGGGTATGAGCGAAGCCAACCGGCTGCAGGAGATCTTCGTCTCCTCCTGGGAGGAGGGCCTGAGCGGCAACGAGATCCACGCTCGGGCCCTGGAACGAGCCCGCGCTGAGGTGCTGAGCCGGCCCAAGATCTACTCCCACTCCCTGGGTCACTTCCTCCACGAGCCGGGCCCCCTGATGGGGTTGCCCTGGGAGCAGGGGCCCATCCCCGGGCGGGGCGACGTGGTGATGCGCCCGAACACCTGCTACACGGTGGAGCTAAGCGTCACCCTGCCCGTGCCCGAGTGGGGCGGGGAGGAGGTGACCTTCATGCTAGAGCAGGACGCCGCCTTCACGAGCGAGGGGCCGATCTTCCTGGACGGCCGACAGACGGACTTCCACCTGGTGTAG
- a CDS encoding sugar ABC transporter substrate-binding protein yields the protein MPEATPTEPPAETPTAEPTPEPVTEISGTIRVGSWESGEALDPWNRAIAGFQAMYPDVTVQLEAVPQGYGDKLLTQFAAGTAPDVFMVGDGDVARFVQRGAVELLDPYINGNNPLDLSLFLPGLLEIGQIDGQTYLLTKDYSPLVVYYNKDLFDEAGLDYPQAGWTWDDFLATAQALTVDEDGDGQIDQWGIQLPNHWGDVTWWRGISPFVFQAGGDILSSDGTTTTGYMNSPETVEAIQFYVDLYREHQVAPGPEDLGALAGVDLFQTGMVGMLWTGRWPLADFKANPNLNFGTVGLPMGKQHANSICWAGFALYSESPNKDTAWAFLKYIAAEEGAEAFADYALTAVAPIAEAQGLTEDPYDGPIIEDLQYLHPLPEFRTMYFSECVEQNFKAAVERLLLQGGDVQAAMDEAAAAADACLARQQ from the coding sequence GTGCCCGAAGCGACACCAACCGAACCACCCGCCGAGACTCCCACTGCCGAGCCCACGCCTGAACCGGTGACCGAGATCTCGGGCACCATCCGCGTAGGAAGCTGGGAGAGCGGCGAGGCCCTGGACCCGTGGAACAGGGCCATAGCTGGTTTCCAGGCTATGTACCCGGACGTCACGGTGCAACTGGAGGCTGTGCCTCAGGGCTACGGCGACAAGCTTCTGACCCAGTTCGCCGCCGGCACCGCCCCCGATGTGTTCATGGTGGGCGACGGCGACGTGGCCCGCTTCGTGCAACGGGGAGCGGTCGAGCTCCTCGACCCATACATCAACGGAAACAACCCTCTGGATCTGAGCCTGTTCCTGCCTGGCCTGCTGGAGATCGGCCAGATAGACGGACAGACGTACCTCCTCACCAAGGACTACAGCCCTCTCGTGGTCTACTATAACAAGGACCTCTTCGACGAGGCGGGTCTAGATTACCCTCAGGCGGGGTGGACGTGGGACGACTTCCTTGCCACCGCCCAGGCACTGACGGTGGATGAGGACGGCGACGGCCAGATCGATCAGTGGGGCATCCAGCTGCCCAACCACTGGGGTGACGTCACGTGGTGGCGCGGTATCTCGCCCTTCGTCTTCCAAGCCGGCGGTGACATCCTCAGCTCTGACGGCACCACCACCACCGGCTACATGAATAGCCCGGAGACCGTGGAGGCGATTCAGTTCTACGTCGACCTCTATCGGGAGCATCAGGTGGCCCCCGGCCCAGAAGACCTAGGGGCTCTGGCAGGTGTAGACCTGTTCCAGACCGGAATGGTCGGCATGCTCTGGACGGGGCGCTGGCCGCTGGCGGACTTCAAGGCGAACCCCAATCTCAACTTCGGGACCGTGGGCCTACCCATGGGAAAGCAGCACGCCAACTCTATCTGCTGGGCCGGCTTCGCTCTCTATAGCGAGAGTCCCAACAAGGATACCGCCTGGGCCTTCCTGAAGTACATCGCCGCGGAGGAGGGGGCAGAGGCCTTCGCCGACTACGCCCTGACTGCCGTGGCACCGATCGCCGAAGCGCAGGGCCTGACTGAGGACCCCTACGACGGACCTATCATCGAGGACCTACAGTACCTCCACCCCCTGCCTGAGTTCCGCACCATGTACTTCTCCGAGTGCGTGGAGCAGAACTTCAAGGCCGCCGTGGAACGGCTCCTTCTCCAGGGCGGTGACGTCCAGGCAGCCATGGATGAGGCGGCAGCGGCAGCCGACGCCTGTCTGGCGCGGCAGCAGTAA
- a CDS encoding D-2-hydroxyacid dehydrogenase: MGGSAPVIFSSMSFTEVQWDRLRRLVPQAVIRQVTARHPSEVGPNVGDAEVAIIGGDHDFDPALAPNLRWVQTASAGVNLLLDGDLWRSDVVICTASGIQVRSMAEWAFATILAFRHRLPYLRERQKQHVWVPTDPLGHPMGDLAGLTMGVVGYGSIGREVGRLAKAFGMRLVATMVGADRPADTGYVLPGAGDPEGTLPDVLAEPDYLMSLLAQSDVVVVTVPSTPATYRMMGEAQFRAMRPEAMFVNMSRGTVVNERALERALREGWIAGAALDVTEVEPLPGNSPLWDRENLILTPHISWLSPAYYDRLMDLFAENVRRYLAGGPLLNVVDRERAF; this comes from the coding sequence ATGGGTGGCAGCGCTCCCGTCATCTTCTCCTCCATGAGCTTCACCGAGGTGCAGTGGGACCGGCTCCGCCGCCTGGTTCCCCAGGCAGTCATTCGCCAGGTGACGGCTCGCCACCCCTCCGAGGTGGGGCCCAATGTAGGCGACGCCGAGGTCGCCATCATCGGCGGCGATCACGACTTCGACCCCGCTCTTGCGCCCAACCTCCGCTGGGTGCAGACCGCCAGCGCCGGCGTGAACTTGCTCCTCGACGGAGACCTCTGGCGGAGCGACGTGGTCATCTGCACCGCCAGCGGCATCCAGGTGCGCTCGATGGCGGAGTGGGCCTTCGCTACTATCCTGGCCTTTCGCCACCGGCTGCCCTACCTGCGGGAGCGGCAGAAGCAGCACGTCTGGGTGCCGACCGATCCCCTCGGCCATCCCATGGGCGACCTGGCCGGCCTGACTATGGGAGTGGTGGGCTACGGGAGCATCGGCCGGGAGGTGGGTCGGCTGGCCAAGGCCTTCGGGATGAGGCTGGTGGCTACCATGGTGGGCGCCGATCGCCCCGCTGACACCGGCTACGTCCTCCCCGGCGCTGGCGACCCCGAGGGAACCCTGCCGGATGTGCTGGCGGAGCCCGATTACCTGATGTCGCTCCTGGCGCAGAGCGATGTGGTAGTGGTCACCGTGCCCAGCACGCCAGCGACCTATCGGATGATGGGGGAGGCCCAGTTCCGGGCCATGCGCCCAGAGGCTATGTTCGTCAACATGTCGCGGGGTACGGTGGTGAACGAGAGGGCACTGGAGCGCGCCCTGCGGGAGGGGTGGATCGCCGGTGCTGCCCTGGATGTGACCGAAGTGGAGCCGCTACCCGGGAACAGCCCCCTATGGGATCGGGAGAACCTGATCCTGACCCCCCACATCTCCTGGCTTAGCCCGGCCTACTACGATCGGCTCATGGACCTGTTCGCCGAGAACGTGCGCCGGTACCTGGCCGGCGGGCCGCTGCTGAACGTGGTGGATCGGGAACGAGCTTTCTGA
- a CDS encoding sugar phosphate isomerase/epimerase — translation MPGRFLEIYTNCYGQFGLEAAIAHAPTVGVTHLEVALKPHGGHLVVPAEVILTDRSPDEQVQTVKRALAQAGVSASTGNGSADVKTAEGREAIKRRLDIAAELGARWFTGSTGQAEDKRDLYQGTLEIADYAQRKGILICLETHPPLVTNADEALATLRDLQHDNIRVNWDTGNIYYYTQGLDGEEQLQKIAPFVGHVHLKDSRKGYKDWYFPALGEGTIDLGRCLEILRGVGFEGPYSIEIEGIAGEEPLTLEQRQENIRKSVEHLRSLGLQDLD, via the coding sequence GTGCCCGGACGCTTCCTTGAGATCTACACCAACTGCTACGGTCAGTTCGGTCTGGAGGCCGCCATTGCCCACGCTCCCACCGTCGGCGTGACCCATCTGGAGGTAGCCCTGAAGCCTCACGGCGGCCACCTGGTGGTCCCGGCCGAGGTCATCCTCACCGATCGCAGCCCCGACGAGCAGGTCCAGACGGTGAAGAGGGCGCTGGCACAGGCGGGCGTGTCGGCCAGCACCGGCAACGGCAGCGCCGACGTCAAGACGGCGGAGGGCAGGGAAGCCATCAAGCGGCGCCTCGACATCGCCGCCGAGCTGGGAGCCCGCTGGTTCACCGGCAGCACGGGGCAGGCGGAGGATAAGCGCGACCTCTACCAGGGCACCCTGGAGATCGCCGACTACGCTCAGCGCAAGGGCATCCTCATCTGTCTGGAGACGCACCCGCCTCTGGTGACCAACGCGGACGAGGCCCTGGCCACCCTCAGGGACCTGCAGCACGACAACATCCGCGTCAACTGGGACACCGGCAACATCTACTACTACACCCAGGGTCTGGACGGGGAAGAGCAACTGCAGAAGATCGCCCCCTTCGTCGGCCACGTCCACCTCAAGGACAGCCGCAAGGGCTACAAGGACTGGTACTTCCCTGCCCTGGGCGAGGGTACCATAGACCTGGGGCGGTGTCTGGAGATCCTCAGGGGAGTCGGCTTCGAGGGTCCGTACAGCATCGAGATCGAGGGCATTGCCGGAGAGGAGCCGCTTACCCTGGAGCAGCGCCAGGAGAACATCCGCAAGTCGGTGGAGCATCTGCGGAGCCTGGGCCTTCAAGACCTGGACTGA
- a CDS encoding response regulator transcription factor — translation MPQQVLVVDDDREIARVLRAYLERDGFRVLTAFGGEEALHTLRRERPDLIVLDLMLPDRDGWDLTRLVRSDSSLRHIPIIMLTARTEEADRIVGLELGADDYVTKPFSPREVVARVRAVLRRASPDAPASPLLRVRGLELDLDSHRAALNGQELDLTPTEFQLLRALMRAPGHAFTRLELIEAAFGYAYEGMERTVDSHIKNLRRKISGDNDPQDYIQTVYGVGYRLQGEG, via the coding sequence TTGCCGCAGCAAGTTCTGGTGGTGGACGACGATAGGGAGATAGCGAGAGTCCTGCGGGCCTACCTGGAGCGGGACGGCTTCCGCGTGCTGACCGCCTTCGGCGGGGAGGAAGCCCTCCACACCCTCAGGCGAGAACGGCCCGACCTCATCGTCCTCGACCTCATGCTGCCCGACCGCGACGGCTGGGACCTGACCCGCCTGGTCCGCTCCGATTCTTCCCTCCGGCACATCCCCATCATCATGCTCACCGCTCGCACCGAAGAGGCCGACCGCATCGTCGGCCTGGAGCTGGGCGCCGACGACTACGTCACCAAGCCTTTCAGCCCCCGCGAGGTGGTGGCCCGAGTCCGGGCCGTCCTGCGGCGGGCCTCACCGGACGCTCCAGCGTCTCCCCTCCTGCGGGTGCGCGGGCTGGAGCTGGACCTCGACTCGCATCGGGCCGCCCTGAACGGCCAGGAGCTCGACCTGACCCCCACCGAGTTCCAGTTGCTCCGCGCTCTTATGCGTGCCCCGGGGCATGCCTTCACCCGGCTGGAGCTGATCGAGGCCGCCTTCGGCTACGCCTACGAGGGGATGGAACGCACCGTGGACAGCCACATCAAGAACCTCAGGCGCAAGATCAGCGGCGACAACGACCCCCAGGACTACATCCAGACCGTCTACGGGGTCGGCTATCGGCTGCAGGGGGAGGGATGA
- a CDS encoding class I SAM-dependent methyltransferase has protein sequence MPSTPLKRESSPPGAAEALALSVAGPAAPARVYYLSLALALTSAAGLAYEIGLTRVFSLLFQYHYAFLAVSLAVLGLGLGAATAAPLRRPGRWERDRLPLVVLAGLILAFPLVGILLARLPTGSSILPAVVIALLPFVLIGLFSALAFAQLPQYSGWLYGADLLGAAAGVVLGLGLLALGGAFNLVVSLGLVAALAAGAASLSDRHLPVWAPLAGLALGTLALAGSLAFGVADLASGSLAGAARDKTMFQVLADPARQARVVYTVWHPFARVDVVQTADPSEMLVFTDGGAGSYMIRFDGDLAHQAHRQQTVEFLPFTVAPAERVLVLGAGAGKDVLLALLAGAGDITAVEVNPAIVKATRHYSQYNGAILDRPEVTLVMGDGRAFVERSDERYDLIYLNLAYTQAPEPVSQSLAENYLFTREAFAAYLDRLEPDGRLAIVSHNALEASRAALTALQVLSERGVPPDEGLDHISLLMRPHSDPTLRESVTIVGRQPLGGEELQRLAAWANRLGLQPLHLPGLFEMPFAPLRQGATLEEFLAGDPSYDLRPTADDRPFFFKLDPGLPFPVRQALVASAALALALSAVAMYARRTEWAASAAGRLSAMLLYAALAGMGFMLLELPLIHQWQLVVGHPVLSLAIILTALLLAGGAGSWLSQRWPRRSLPRAAAGACLAIAALALAFRWLLPPATALLLSAAPAWGLAAAGLATIILGVPMGIPFPCLLRLASDRQADRVPLLWATNGACSVLGSTLAIAAAMLWGYSWAMVAGAAAYLLLAGVARWLR, from the coding sequence GTGCCATCCACGCCCCTCAAGCGCGAATCGTCCCCGCCTGGGGCTGCCGAGGCCCTGGCCCTTTCGGTGGCAGGACCTGCCGCTCCGGCGCGGGTGTACTACCTGTCGCTGGCCCTGGCCCTGACCTCTGCCGCCGGCCTAGCCTACGAGATTGGCTTGACGCGGGTATTCTCCCTGCTCTTCCAGTACCACTATGCCTTCCTTGCCGTCTCGCTAGCGGTGCTGGGGCTGGGACTGGGAGCGGCGACGGCCGCCCCTCTGCGTCGCCCTGGGAGGTGGGAGCGCGACCGGCTTCCCCTGGTAGTCCTGGCCGGCCTTATCCTCGCCTTTCCTCTAGTAGGCATCCTCCTGGCTCGGCTGCCCACGGGCAGCTCAATCCTGCCCGCAGTGGTCATCGCGCTGCTGCCTTTCGTCCTGATCGGGCTCTTCAGCGCCCTCGCCTTCGCTCAACTGCCCCAGTACAGCGGATGGCTCTATGGGGCGGACCTGCTGGGCGCTGCCGCAGGCGTGGTTCTGGGACTGGGGTTGCTGGCACTGGGCGGGGCCTTCAACCTGGTCGTCTCCTTGGGCCTGGTGGCCGCCCTGGCCGCCGGTGCCGCTAGTCTCTCCGATCGGCACCTTCCTGTGTGGGCCCCGCTGGCCGGACTGGCCCTGGGCACCCTGGCTCTGGCCGGTAGCCTGGCCTTCGGGGTGGCAGACCTCGCCTCCGGCTCCCTGGCGGGCGCGGCCCGAGACAAGACCATGTTCCAGGTGCTGGCCGACCCGGCGCGGCAGGCCCGCGTAGTCTACACCGTGTGGCACCCCTTCGCTCGGGTGGACGTGGTCCAGACCGCCGATCCCTCCGAGATGCTGGTCTTCACCGACGGGGGAGCGGGCAGCTACATGATCCGATTCGACGGGGACCTGGCCCACCAGGCCCACCGGCAGCAGACGGTGGAGTTCCTCCCCTTCACCGTAGCCCCTGCCGAACGCGTCCTCGTCCTGGGTGCGGGAGCGGGCAAGGACGTGCTGCTGGCCCTGTTGGCCGGCGCCGGTGACATCACCGCGGTGGAAGTCAACCCCGCCATCGTGAAGGCGACGCGCCACTACTCCCAATACAACGGCGCCATCCTCGATCGGCCCGAGGTCACCCTGGTGATGGGCGACGGCCGTGCCTTCGTCGAGCGCAGCGACGAGCGCTACGACCTGATCTACCTCAACCTGGCCTACACCCAGGCGCCCGAGCCGGTGAGTCAGTCCCTGGCGGAGAACTACCTCTTCACCAGGGAAGCCTTCGCCGCCTATCTGGATCGCCTGGAGCCGGATGGGCGGCTGGCCATCGTTTCTCACAACGCCCTGGAGGCGAGCCGGGCCGCCCTGACCGCTCTGCAGGTGCTGTCCGAGCGGGGCGTGCCTCCCGACGAGGGGCTGGATCACATTAGCCTGCTCATGCGGCCCCACTCCGATCCCACCCTGCGGGAGTCAGTCACCATCGTGGGAAGGCAGCCTCTGGGCGGGGAAGAGCTTCAGCGCTTGGCCGCCTGGGCTAACCGTCTGGGGCTACAGCCTTTGCACCTGCCCGGGCTCTTCGAGATGCCGTTCGCCCCCCTCCGCCAGGGCGCCACGCTGGAGGAGTTCCTGGCCGGAGACCCCTCCTACGACCTCCGGCCGACCGCTGACGATCGACCCTTCTTCTTCAAGCTGGACCCGGGCTTGCCTTTCCCAGTCCGCCAGGCTCTCGTGGCCTCGGCCGCACTCGCCCTCGCCCTGTCGGCGGTGGCCATGTACGCCCGGCGGACCGAGTGGGCCGCATCGGCAGCGGGCCGGCTCTCGGCGATGCTCTTGTACGCGGCGCTGGCCGGCATGGGCTTCATGCTCCTGGAGCTGCCCCTGATCCACCAGTGGCAGCTGGTGGTGGGCCATCCGGTGCTCTCGCTGGCCATCATCCTGACGGCGCTGCTGTTGGCCGGCGGTGCCGGTAGTTGGCTCAGCCAGAGGTGGCCCCGCCGCAGCCTCCCGCGTGCCGCCGCAGGGGCCTGCCTCGCCATAGCCGCTCTGGCGCTAGCCTTCCGATGGCTGCTGCCCCCAGCCACCGCGTTGTTGCTGAGCGCGGCCCCAGCCTGGGGCCTGGCCGCCGCCGGCCTGGCGACCATCATCTTGGGTGTGCCCATGGGGATCCCTTTCCCCTGCCTGCTCCGGCTGGCCTCCGACAGGCAGGCGGACCGAGTGCCGCTTCTGTGGGCCACCAACGGGGCGTGCTCCGTTCTGGGCTCGACCCTGGCCATAGCCGCAGCCATGTTGTGGGGCTATAGCTGGGCGATGGTGGCTGGAGCCGCCGCCTATCTGCTGTTGGCCGGAGTGGCCCGGTGGCTCCGGTAG
- a CDS encoding carbohydrate ABC transporter permease, whose translation MSGNPLANALSRGLWSWTRSRRIEKLVHDVVVYALLVGLGALFAFPFFWMISSALKAEYQIFVWPPQWIPNPVMWSNFAEALANPLLPFHLFFRNTMIIEVAVLTGRLISCTVVAYGFARLTAPGKNFWFAILLATLMLPKPVVMIPKFILFNELGWVNTFLPLTVPAWFGEAYAIFLMRQFFMSVPVDLEEAAHVDGASTLQTIRYVIVPLSIPVLTVIAILSFKDNWNDFMEPLIYLNNARLYTLAVGLAFFNGQYDVRMNLLMAASVVVMLPLVILFFFAQRAFVEGITLTGLKG comes from the coding sequence ATGTCCGGAAACCCTCTCGCCAATGCTCTTTCCCGTGGCCTGTGGTCGTGGACGCGCAGCCGCAGGATAGAGAAGCTGGTGCACGATGTCGTCGTCTACGCCCTCCTCGTAGGGCTTGGCGCCCTCTTCGCCTTCCCCTTCTTCTGGATGATCTCCTCCGCCCTGAAGGCCGAGTACCAGATCTTCGTCTGGCCGCCACAGTGGATCCCCAACCCCGTGATGTGGAGCAACTTCGCCGAGGCTCTCGCCAATCCCTTGCTGCCATTCCACCTGTTCTTCCGCAACACTATGATCATCGAGGTGGCAGTCCTGACAGGCCGGCTGATCTCCTGCACCGTAGTCGCGTATGGCTTCGCGCGCCTCACCGCACCGGGCAAGAACTTCTGGTTCGCCATACTCCTGGCCACCCTCATGTTGCCCAAGCCAGTAGTGATGATCCCCAAGTTCATCCTTTTCAATGAGCTCGGCTGGGTGAACACCTTCCTGCCCCTTACCGTACCCGCCTGGTTCGGCGAGGCGTACGCCATCTTCCTGATGCGCCAGTTCTTCATGTCGGTGCCGGTGGACCTGGAGGAGGCAGCCCACGTCGATGGGGCCAGCACCCTCCAGACCATACGCTACGTGATAGTGCCCCTGAGCATTCCGGTGCTGACGGTAATCGCCATACTGAGCTTCAAGGACAACTGGAACGACTTCATGGAGCCCCTCATCTACCTCAACAACGCCCGCCTCTACACCCTGGCCGTGGGCCTGGCGTTCTTCAATGGCCAGTACGACGTCCGGATGAACCTTCTCATGGCCGCTTCCGTGGTGGTGATGCTGCCCCTGGTGATACTCTTCTTCTTCGCCCAGCGTGCCTTCGTGGAGGGAATCACTCTCACCGGGTTGAAGGGCTGA
- a CDS encoding sugar ABC transporter permease yields the protein MALAGPPSVLETRHRAPRIRHETVIFYLCIAPWLIGLIAFIAGPMVASAGLSFTRWDMLSPPEWVGLRNYVTMFTEDPDYWQSLRVTVVYSVFSVPLRLSAALFLAILLNEATKGVGIFRTIFYLPSIVASVAAAVLWSWILNPRFGPVNGALRLIGIRGPAWFSDPGYALWGLVLMSGWGVGGEMLIFLAGLKGIPSTLYEAAEIDGAGRWPRFIRVTLPMLSPAIFFNFVMSMIGSFQTFDTAYVISTARAGTIGGPLRSTLFYMLHLYRNAFSWLKMGYASALAWVLFLIILGLTLIALRSSALWVYYEAERGR from the coding sequence ATGGCCCTTGCCGGTCCACCCAGCGTCCTTGAGACCCGACACAGAGCTCCCCGAATCCGTCACGAGACGGTCATCTTCTACCTGTGCATCGCCCCTTGGCTCATCGGCCTCATCGCCTTCATCGCCGGCCCCATGGTCGCCTCCGCCGGCCTCAGCTTCACCCGGTGGGACATGCTTAGCCCACCCGAGTGGGTGGGCCTAAGAAACTACGTCACCATGTTCACCGAGGACCCGGACTACTGGCAGTCCTTACGGGTGACCGTGGTGTACTCCGTCTTCAGCGTACCTCTCCGCCTGTCGGCGGCGCTCTTCCTGGCCATCCTGCTCAACGAGGCCACCAAGGGCGTCGGCATCTTCCGCACCATCTTCTACCTTCCCAGCATCGTGGCCAGCGTCGCCGCCGCAGTGCTGTGGTCGTGGATCCTGAATCCCAGGTTCGGCCCCGTCAACGGAGCTCTTCGCCTGATCGGGATTAGGGGTCCGGCCTGGTTCTCCGACCCCGGGTATGCTCTCTGGGGTCTGGTGCTTATGAGCGGCTGGGGCGTGGGCGGGGAGATGCTCATCTTCCTGGCCGGCCTCAAGGGCATTCCCTCCACCCTCTACGAGGCGGCGGAGATAGACGGAGCCGGCCGTTGGCCCCGGTTCATTCGGGTGACGCTGCCCATGTTGAGCCCCGCTATCTTCTTCAACTTCGTCATGTCCATGATCGGCTCCTTTCAGACGTTCGACACTGCCTACGTCATCTCCACCGCTCGGGCCGGAACCATCGGAGGGCCGCTCAGATCCACCCTCTTCTACATGCTGCACCTTTATCGTAATGCGTTCAGCTGGCTCAAGATGGGCTATGCCTCGGCCCTGGCCTGGGTCTTGTTCCTTATCATCCTCGGGCTCACCCTTATCGCCCTGCGCTCTTCGGCCCTGTGGGTGTATTACGAAGCGGAAAGAGGCAGGTAG
- a CDS encoding HAMP domain-containing histidine kinase — MNRLWVRLTLSHAALVLLGILLVAFLTGQALELTLRREAARQALEGTDLVARLEEWNRAQGRGMGMGWMHRMSPGAPRVILADRNGLVVYDWQGEPGRYLTALERRLAVRLTDGGEFAGYVLPLSVSALSQEYAVVLQVMRRTMLIAAGVAALGALLASLLVSESLSAPLRRLVAGARAVAAGKLEHRIEAGGPDEARELAHAFNHMAASLQDAERRRRELTADIAHELRTPLTVLQGNLSAMLDGVYAPSEEEVAALYDQVLRLNRLVHDLGQLAEFDSGRMSLELAPVDLAESLESSLTIFRPAMEARGITLVGDWPSHLPPVLADGSRVGQVLANLLSNALRHTPEGGTVRVEAKPADDALEVSVSDTGEGISEAELPHIFDRLWRAEHSRSREHGGSGLGLAIARQLVEAMHGSIGVTSSLGQGSRFWFRLPVAAVPSASLAAPPAPQR; from the coding sequence ATGAACCGGCTCTGGGTGCGCCTGACGCTCTCTCACGCCGCTTTGGTCCTCCTGGGCATCCTCCTGGTGGCCTTCCTCACCGGCCAGGCCCTGGAGCTCACCCTTCGGCGAGAGGCGGCCCGGCAGGCCCTGGAGGGCACCGACCTGGTAGCCCGCCTGGAGGAATGGAACCGGGCCCAGGGTCGCGGCATGGGCATGGGGTGGATGCACCGCATGAGCCCGGGCGCGCCTCGCGTCATCCTGGCCGATCGCAATGGCTTGGTGGTATATGACTGGCAAGGCGAACCCGGCCGCTACCTTACCGCCCTGGAGCGCCGCCTGGCCGTCCGCCTCACCGACGGCGGCGAGTTCGCCGGCTACGTGCTGCCCCTCTCGGTGTCGGCCCTCTCCCAGGAGTACGCCGTCGTGCTCCAGGTCATGCGGCGTACCATGCTCATCGCCGCCGGCGTGGCCGCCCTAGGCGCCTTGCTAGCCAGCCTGCTGGTGAGCGAGAGCCTCTCGGCGCCCCTCCGCCGACTGGTGGCCGGGGCTCGGGCGGTGGCAGCGGGCAAGCTGGAGCACCGCATCGAGGCCGGCGGCCCCGACGAGGCACGAGAGCTGGCCCACGCCTTCAACCACATGGCCGCCAGCCTGCAGGACGCCGAACGCCGGCGGCGCGAGCTCACCGCCGACATCGCCCACGAGCTGCGCACCCCTTTGACCGTCCTCCAGGGGAACCTGAGTGCCATGCTCGACGGGGTGTACGCCCCCAGCGAGGAGGAGGTGGCCGCCCTCTACGACCAGGTGCTGCGGCTCAACCGGCTAGTGCACGACCTGGGCCAGCTGGCCGAGTTCGACTCGGGCCGGATGTCACTGGAGTTGGCTCCGGTGGATCTGGCCGAGTCCCTGGAGAGCTCGCTGACCATCTTCCGCCCGGCGATGGAGGCCAGGGGGATCACCCTGGTGGGGGACTGGCCCTCCCACCTGCCGCCGGTGCTGGCAGACGGCTCCCGCGTCGGGCAGGTGCTGGCCAACCTGCTCAGCAACGCCCTGCGACACACACCCGAGGGAGGCACCGTCCGGGTGGAAGCCAAGCCGGCTGACGACGCGCTAGAGGTCTCCGTCTCGGACACGGGAGAAGGCATCTCCGAAGCGGAACTCCCCCACATCTTCGATCGGCTGTGGCGAGCGGAGCACTCCCGGTCCCGCGAGCACGGTGGCTCCGGCCTGGGCCTGGCCATCGCCCGGCAGTTGGTGGAGGCGATGCATGGCTCCATAGGCGTCACCAGTTCTCTGGGGCAGGGGTCGCGCTTCTGGTTCCGCCTGCCGGTCGCTGCAGTGCCCTCGGCCAGTCTGGCAGCGCCCCCGGCGCCTCAGAGGTAA